TTCTTCATTGCCATCGTTGTTCCCGCCGCAGGCGGCGAGAGTGACGGCAAGTCCGCCGATTGTCAGTGATGTCAGCCATTGTGATGCTTTCATGCGCTTCACTCCTTCATTTTGATTAAAGTTGGTTAATCCTGCATGGCCGGATCAGATGATCGGATGCGGATGGTAGTTAATAGTTATGCAAGAAACGTGCCAAAATTATAATTTTCAGAAAAAACCAATCTATTCATTGAATCAAGGTGATTTGATCGGCTTTATGCATCAATGTGAATACATTCACTGATTTGACAGGGATTTATCATATTGAAATAAATTAAAACATATTAAAATAAATAAAAATAAATAAGCTTATGATGACTGTTGTCAGATTTTCTTGCATGGATTTGCATATGAACTGATAAATAACCAATCTGCGCATGAAAGAAACCCGCAAGCTGTCGCAATACGGGTTTCGAAAAGACCGTTAATAAGACGGATACACATAAGGCCGGGCCGGTTCGGGGATCTCTGTGATCTCCGTATCTGTCAGGTAAGGCATCTTGATGCCGCTGTGTTCGGTGACGTCAAGGGTGCCTCGGACCGTGAGCCACTGGTCCTGACTGAATCGGTAGGCGTCCGGGTTCTCAAAGAGAAGACCGTGCACCGTGACGTCTGCTGTGCAGCACGTCATCGCAAAGCGTGCACTGATGAGCTGGTCATCATTCAGGCCTGCTTCCCGGTACGAAAAGCCGGTAATCTCGAGAGTGGTCCCTGTAAAATCATCCATAAAATAATCGAGCATGGTCATGATGTCGATATAATTGTCGTCATCCACGAGTATGATCTCTTCACCGATCCATCTGTCACGGAGCTCGAGCTGGTAGTCATCGAACCAGTCTTCTCCGTAGAGGTCTTCGATCTGAAAATGATCCACGTCCGGACCGGCTGGATTGACCTGGCTGTCGATATTCTCGAGATAGCCGTCTGGATCTTCAAGGTACGCTTCGGCCCGGGACAGATCACCGGATGAGGCCTCTTCTGTCTCCGCA
This genomic window from [Bacillus] selenitireducens MLS10 contains:
- a CDS encoding TIGR03943 family putative permease subunit, which produces MKQNRYDHSYHAFIQGIILLGFALLMLNLILTGNIVYYIAPTMMPFIYFALAVFSLLGVVQVLRGTKSAAGDHEHSDSCGCDHDHEIKGPPVVKVLIYSIFVLPILFGFTLPDQALDSSVAANRGIQFAGSSQTTPDPDPGTGREAGAAETEEASSGDLSRAEAYLEDPDGYLENIDSQVNPAGPDVDHFQIEDLYGEDWFDDYQLELRDRWIGEEIILVDDDNYIDIMTMLDYFMDDFTGTTLEITGFSYREAGLNDDQLISARFAMTCCTADVTVHGLLFENPDAYRFSQDQWLTVRGTLDVTEHSGIKMPYLTDTEITEIPEPARPYVYPSY